The sequence CCGAGACGATGAGCGGCGCAAGCGTGACGACGGTGTAGGTGCCGATGATGAGTTCGATGGCGTAGAACGCCCCAGTCAGAGGCGCATTGAAGGCGGCCGCAATCGCTCCCGCCGCGCCGCAGCCGACAAGGATGCGCATGTCCCCTCGCCGCAGCTTCAGCTTGATGCCGATCTTCGAGGCGACGCCACTGGCAATCTGCGTATAACCGGCCTCGAGCCCGACGGAGGCGCCAAAACCGTTGGAGACGATATTCTGCACGCAGACGATGATACTGTCCGTCAAGGACAGGCGGCCGCCGTGAAGTGCATTGGCCTCGATGGGGTCGACCATGGGCTTCTTGCGGGTCTTTGAAAGAATGAAGATGATCAGGCCGAGCACGATGCCGCCGATGATCGGCCCGGCCAGCACGGTCCATCCGGACAGGTCGCTGCTGCTCAGCCGCTCGACACCGAAGACCAGCACATGCAGCGCCGTACTCAAGGCGCCGATCAGCGCCACCAGGAGTCCCGCCGCGATGCCGATGAAGACGGCGAGGACCACCAGCCCCAGTTCGCCGCGCCGGAACATGGCCCGCAGCCTGCTGGCGCGCAGATTGTCGAAGAAGCTCGCCATACTGGGTGCACGGAAAGGCTTGGTCGACATGCTGTTCCTTTTCGGGCGGCGTCAAGGCGCGACGCCCTTCCTCTTCATTGTTTCAGAGCACATCCTTGTCCCAGGACCGGAAACCGCTTTGGGGGGACGTGCTCAGGGCGCTTCGATCTCGACCTCGAAACACATCTGGTCATAAGCCGGTTCAACATTATCAGGCGTTTCACGCATCACCGTCTCATAATCGAGCGGAATGTGCATATGGGTCAAGATCGCCCTTTTGGGGGCAAATCTCTCGATCCAGCCGAGCGCCTGTTCCAGCGACAGATGGCTGGGGTGGTAACGGTGCTGCAGCGCGTCGATGACGAGGATATCAAGGCCGGCAAGTTTGGGCAGGCTTTCAGCCGGAAAATCGCTGACATCGGTGCAATAGGCGACATCGCCGATGCGAAAACCGAGCGAATGCACGTCGCCATGCTGCTGCATATGGACCTTAAATTCTATCGGCCCGCCTGCCCCGTTTATCACCACCGGCGTATCCATGTCCGCGATGATCCTTGGCTCGACGATGGGCGGATAGCTGCTGCCCGGCGGTGTTTCAAGGCAATAGGCAAAACCGTCCTTTATGCGCGCCATGGTAATGCGATCGGCATAGATCGGAATACGGCCCTGCTGAATGGCGAAATAGATGCGCAGATCATCGATGCCATGCAGGTGATCGGCATGCGCATGCGTGTAAAGCACGGCATCGACCGCCTCGACCTTCGCCGCGATCATCTGCTCGCGAAAATCCGGACCGGTGTCGATGACGACAGTCGTCTTGCCGCCATCCGGGCCGATCTGCTCCACCATGAAGGCCGTGCGCGTACGCCGGTTCCTGGGGTTTTCAGGATCGCAGGCGCCCCAGTCGCCGTTGATGCGCGGAACGCCGGGAGACGACGCGCATCCGAGAACCGTGAAGCGGCGACGGTAAGTTGCCACGCCTACACCCTTGTCATCTTGGAGAAGCAGCGGAAGGCGTTTTCGGTGGTGATTTCCGCCATGCGTTCATAGGAAACGCCATGAACCTCGGCCAGAACCTCGGCCGTATTGACCACATAGGACGGCTCGTTGCGTTTCCCCCGCCAGCGCTTCGGCGCAAGATAGGGCGCATCGGTTTCCACCAGCAGCCGGTCAGGCGCAACGGTGGCGGCGATATCGCGGATATCCTGCGATTTCGGGAAGGTGAGAATGCCGGAGAAGGAAACATAACCGCCAAGCTCGACACCGGTTTTCGCCAGCTCAGGACCAGCGGAGAAGCAGTGCAGAATGAAGGGGAATGCTCCCTTGTCGCTTTCCGCGCGCAAAATAGCAGCCATGTCGTCATCGGCGCTGCGGCTGTGAATGACGAGCGGCAGCTTCGTCCGTCTTGCCGCCTCGATATGGCGAATGAGGCCGGTTTTCTGGTCTTCCGGCTTCTGCGTGTCGTAGAAATAATCCAGTCCCGCCTCGCCGATCGCCACGATCTTGTCGTGGCTCTCGGCCAGCCGCACCAGATCGTCAGCCGAGATATCCAGTTCCTCGGCTGCGCTGTTGGGATGCGTGCCGACCGAGCAGAAGACCGACGGATATTTTTCCGCGATCTTCAGAAGCTCGGGCAGACGACGCACCCGGGTCGAGATCGTCACCATCTGGCTGACGCCCGAAGCATGGGCGCGGGCGATGATATCGTCGCGCTCAGCCTCGAAATCGGGAAAGTCCAGATGGCAATGCGTATCGATCAGCATGGTTGTCGCCTTCACGCTTCCGGTGCGACGTAACGCGGGAAGACCGGCTTCGGTGCTTCGAGCGGCGTGCCCGGAACCAGACGACCGGCCTCGCCGAGCGCGGCGAAATCGCGCTTGTCGGCGGGGGCAGCGACGAGATCAAGCAGCTTGTCGCAGGATTCCGGCATGAAGGGCTGCAGGAGGATGCCGATCTGGCGCACCACTTCCGCCGTGACGTAAAGCACGGTGCCCATGCGCTCCGGATCGGTCTTCTTCAGTGCCCATGGCTCCTGCGATGCGAAATAACGGTCGGTTTCCGAAACGACGGCGATGATGGCAGCGAGCGCGCGGTGAAGGAGCTGCTTGCCCATCTCCTCGCGGCAGACCGCCAGCAGGCCGTCGGCGGAAGCGAGCATCGCCCTGTCTTCATCGGTGAATTCGCCGGGCGCAGGAATCTGGCCGTCGCAATTCTTGACGATCATCGACAGCGAACGGCTGGCGAGATTGCCGATGCCGTTGGCGAGATCGGCATTGATGCGGGTGGCGATGCCTTCTTCGCTGTAGCTGCCGTCCTGGCCGAAGGAAACTTCACGCAGGAAGAAATACCGGACCTGATCGAGACCGAAATGGCTGACCAGATTGACGGGATCAACGACGTTGCCGAGCGACTTCGACATCTTCTCGCCCTTGTTGAGCAGGAAGCCATGCGCATAAACGCGCTTGGGCAGCGGCAGCTTGGCGCTCATCAGGAAGGCAGGCCAGTAGACCGCGTGGAAGCGGATGATGTCCTTGCCGATGATGTGCACGTCGGCCGGCCAATATTTGGCGCGCGGGCCGTTCCTGTCTTCGATGTAACCCGTGGCGGTGATGTAGTTGGTCAGGGCATCGACCCAGACATACATGACGTGCTTGGGATCGTTCGGAACCTTGATGCCCCAGTCGAAGGTGGTGCGGGAAATCGACAGGTCCTTCAGGCCGGATTTGACGAAGGAGATGATCTCGTTGCGCCGCTCGGCCGGGCCGATGAATTCAGGGTTTTCCTCGTAGAGCTTCAGCAGCCTGTCCTGGTATTCGGAGAGCTTGAAGAAGTAACTTTCCTCTTCCACCCATTCCACCGGCGTGCCCTGCGGCCCATAGCGGACGCCGTCAGCGCGCACTTCCGTTTCGTCTTCGCCGTAATAGGCTTCGTCGCGCACGGAATACCAGCCGGCATAGCTGTCCTTGTAGATGTCGCCGCTATCGGCCATCAGGTTCCAGATATTGCGCGAGGTCTCGTGGTGACGCTCTTCCGTGGTGCGGATGAAATCGTCATTCGAGGCGTTGAGCAGCTTGCCCATCTCGCGGAACTGGTCGGAATTGCGCTGCGCCAGCTCTTCCGGCGAAATGCCTTCCGCCCGCGCCGTCTGCTGCATCTTCTGGCCGTGTTCGTCGGTGCCGGTCAGGAAGAACACATCCATTCCATCCAGACGCTGGAAACGTGCCATGGCGTCCGTCGCAATCAACTCATAGGCATGGCCGATATGCGGCTTGCCGTTGGGATAGGAGATCGCGGTGGTGATGTAGAATGGTGTCTTGTCTGTCATGACGGTCGATCGACTTTACAGGCTGTTTTTTGGATAGACCGCTCTTAAACCATTGTTCGCAGCAGCGAAAGAAAAAGCGTACGTTTTGTACGACGGCTTGAGGACAAAGTGGATTTTGGCGAACGCTCGGCTCCGCACTCCGTCACCCCGGACGAGATCCGGGGTCCAGCGCGATCAAGTCCTTGGTCGCAAAAGACTCGTCTCACGGCGCAGACGCGCCGTGGCTGGATGCCGGCTCAAGGCCGGCATGACGGAAGAGGTTTACACGCCATCGAAATCGTACGTTCCATACGATCCCTCGCCCGTCAGACGCCGCGAATATCTTCCAGAATGGAGAGCACCATCTGCTTCTTGTCGAGATTATAGGCCTGCGCCACGCTGATGCGCTCCGACAGCGTCGAGGAAAGCCGCGCGTGTTTTTCCGCCGCCGCGATATCGCCGGCCATCGCTGCTGCCCGGGCCCGCTCCATCAGCTCTTCCGTCACGTGCTCCATGAAGAAGCCGAGAACGATATCGCCGTCCTTCTGCGCCAGAACCTCGGCGAGCTTGTGCATGCGCTTGCGCGCGCCCGGCCCTTCGGCCGTCATGACCTCGGCAAAGGCCTCGACAATGTCCGAGCCGCCGTAATTCATAAGCTTCAACGCCTGCGCCACGCTGCCTTTTGAGGCGGCAAGCAGGGCGTCGCGTTTTTCGCCGGATGGGCTGATGCCGAGATGATCGAGCGATTGCACCATGGCCGCATCGGAAAGCGGCAGGAGCCTGAGTGGCATGCAGCGTGAGCGGATGGTCGGCAGCAATTTTCCCGGCGCATGCGACAGGACGAGGAACATCGCCCGTTTGGGCGGCTCCTCCAGTATTTTCAGGATGGCGTTCGCGGCATTGCGGTTGAGATCATCAGCCGGATCGATGATGACGATACGCCAGTTGCCGGTGCCCGATGTCTGGGAAAAGAAGTGCCCTGCCCGCCGCACCTCGTCCACGGTGATGGCGGATTTCACGCGACCGGTCTTTTCATCCACCGGACGGGTGAGATGCAGCAGATTATGAGAGGCACCGGCGGTGATCTGCCGGCTGACGAGCGATTGCGGATCGGGATCGGCAAGGACATCCGGCGCCGAAGACGGATCGGGATGGCTGAGCACATGATTGGCGAAACGGAAGGCGAGCGTCGCCTTGCCGATCCCTTCCGGTCCTTCGATGAGAATGGCGTGGTGGCCCTTGCCGGAACGATAGGATTGGGCGAGGAACGCTTCGACTTCCTCATGCCCGAAAAGCTTCGTGTTCTGCTGCGGTGCGATCGCACCGTCGAGAACGCCCTGAACCTCACTCATGCGCCGCGCCCGCCGCAGTTCCCAGTTGTTCGAGCAAGGGCTCGACAAAGGACATCACATCCTCCGCCACCTTCGCCTCCGGCTGGTCGGCATTGACGATCCGGCAGCGACGCGGCTCGGCCAGCGCAATGTCGAGATAGGCTTCCCGCCGCTTCTCGTGGGTTTCGATTTCCTCTTTTTCGAACCGGTCGGGCGCAGCCCCCTCATCCGCGCGTTTTCGGGCGCGGGCCAGCCCCTTTTCAGCGGCGATATCGAAGATCAGCGTCAGTTCCGGCACCACACCGTCGATGGCAATGCGTTGCAGCGTTTCGATGAAATCCGGCTCCAGATTGCCGGTCGTACCCTGGTAGACACGGGAGGAATCAAGAAAGCGGTCGCAGAGCACGATCTCGCCACGCGCAAGCGCCGGGCGAATGACCTCCTCCACATGGTCGTTGCGCGCCGCCGCAAACAGGATTGCTTCCATGCGCACGCCGAAGGATTCCGCCGCACCCGACAGAATCACATGCCGCACTGCCTCCGCACCCGGCGAGCCGCCAGGCTCGCGCGTCACGACGACGGTGAAGCCGCGGCCGCGAAGCGCCTCGGCAAGCGTGCGAATCTGTGTCGACTTGCCGGCACCCTCGCCGCCTTCGAAGCTGATGAACAGTCCAGTCTTTTCGGCCAATGTCACGTCCTGCGAGGAATTCCCGGAAATATTGAAATGCCTGTTTACAGCATCGAACCAAAAAGTGTGAAGCGCTTTTCAGAAAATCCGGTGCCTGAACAAAAGCATAGAGGGAAAGTGGGGCAAAGCGCGGATTTTCAGAGCCAGAACAGCAGCAGTTCTTTCAACGCACCCGCCGCATTCTGGGTCAGCGAGCCCTTGCCGACCGAACCCTTGGTATAAAGCGGCACTTCGCGCAGCAAGCGCTCGCCGGAAAAAACCTTAAGCGTTCCCGCATTGGCGCCAGCGTCCAGCGGCGCGTTCAATGGCCAGCGATAGACAATCCGTCCGGAAATTCGTTCCGGATTGTTGACGGGCACCAGCACGCTGACATCTTCCTTCGGCGAGAGATCGACATAGGACGCATCGCCGCCATAGACGCTCACCGACCCCACCACTTCATCCTTGCTGAAAAGATGGCGTTTTTCAAAGGCCGTCAGGCCCCAGTCCACCACACGACGGGCTTCCTCCTGCCGTGTCTTGTCGTCAGTCATGCCTGACAGCGCCAGATAGACCCGCCGCCCCTCGCGCTCGGCCGAAATGACGGCGGCAAAACCGCTGCCTTCGGCAAAACCGAGCCCGAGGCCGTCTATACCGCTGCCCGGCATCAGCAGCGAGTTCTTGTTACGCTGGAAAATCCGGTTCCATTCGAAATCGGGCTTGGTGAAAAGCGCGTAACGGTCGGGATAGGTATCATGCAGATGCTGGGCAAGGCGCACCATGTCCCTGGCGGTGGTCCTGTTGCCCGGATCGGGAAGCCCCGTGGAATTGGTAAAGGTGCTGCGGCTCATGCCAAGCGCACCGGCCCGCTCCGTCATGCGCTTGGCAAAGGCCGCGTCGGATCCCGCCATGCCTTCGGCGATGATGATGCAGCCATCATTGGCATTCTGCACGATGATACCGGTCAGCAGATCATTGACGCTGACGGAGGATTTCAGCGCCGCGAACATGGTCGAGGTTCGCGACGGCGCACCGCCCGTGCGCCAGGCATATTCCGAGACGGGATAAGCGGTCTCCGGCGTCACCTGCCCTTTTGACAAGGCATCCAGCACCACCTCCACGGTCAGGAGCTTGGCGAGCGATGCGGGCGGAAAGGGCTGATCCTCATTTTGGGAAAGAAGTACCGTGCCGGTCTCGGCATCGATCATATAAGCCTGTTCGGCCTTGGCGATGAAGGGCGCCGTCTGCGATTGCGCCGTACCGGCGCTGAAAAACGCAAAGGCGGCCGCCGCGACGACCGACCGATAGGAGCGATGAATGGCTTTGCGCATGAAACCGCCCAGTCCTGCCTGCCGTAACCGGCTGCCCGCGATGAAGGCGAGAAGCAGCCGTATTCTTCAATTCGTCAGCGCGACTTCGCCTGCTGACGCTTCACATGGGCGAGTATCGATTGCTCGTTGAGCGCGCCACGATCGACGAGCACGCTGTCAAAGGCGCGCGCCGTTCTGGAGACCGTAGCAGATTCCTCCGAATAGGCCGCCGCATATTTGGAGGACGGGGTCGGCACGCGCAGATAGTTGCCGCCGGGTGCTGCCGGCTCACGCAGGAAATTGCCTTCCGGCCGCTCGGCAAGGAAGGGCCCGATTTCCGGCAGGATCGCGAACTGCTCGAAAGCCGGTGCCGGGCCGCTGACCAGCGGCATGGCCTGAAGCGCAGCATTCTTCTTGGAACCGACGAGCGCCGTCTGGGCGGAGCCGCCATAACTCGGGTTCGATGCAGGAGCCGGAACGAAATTCGGAGACGCCGAAGCCACCATGACGCCCGTGGCGATCTGCCCTTCCGGCGCCACGCCCGGCGAGCGCGACCCCTTCGGAACATAGGATGCCATCAGATAGGGCATGTCGTGCCCGTCAAGCGGCGCGCGGCCGGCATATTGCACGCGCACATTCGCTGTACCGGTAGCCTTCATGTCGAGCAGATCGGCCGTCTTGCTGGAAACGTCGATCAGGCGCCCTTCATGGAATGGCCCGCGATCGTTGACGCGCACCAGAACGGAAGCGCCATTTTCCATGTTGGTGACACGCGCATAGCTCGGCAGGGGAAATGTCGGATGTGCGGCAGAAAGATGTTCTTTGTCGTAAACTTCGCCATTCGCCGTCAGGCGGCCGTGGAAGGCTGAACCGTACCAGGAGGCAAGACCGGTCTTGTTGTAACCCGGCTCCTCTTTCGGAAAATAACGGCGGCCCTTCACGGTATAGGCATTGCCGATCAGCTCTCGCCCGCCGCCCTTGGGAATGCTCCTGCCATCGGCGACACGCGGGCTGGCTTTGACGCCATATTCCGACTCGGAAAAATATTCCTTGCTGCGCTTGGGTTTGGGCTTGGTTTCAGACGTGGTGGAACACGACGCCGTTGCGGCGCAAAGCACGGAAATTGCAAGCCACTTCGCACCCGATCTGGTGCTGATGCCGAGTTTCTTGACCGTAGAATTCAAATCGTCTGCCCCACGCTGCTATTGGCTCGGAGAACCGCACCCTCACTTGCCTCGATTATTTGCCCCTGCCATCGAAGCACCTAACAGTCGCTTAATCTTGTGCATAACGTGGCGAAAATGCGAACGACTTTTGCAAATTCGATAAAATTGTAACGAACGTGGTTAATGATCGGTATCTTTTCAGGGTGTCCGTCAGGCACATTTCCCCTGCCCGTTCCTTCCTTTCGCAAGGGCATCCCGAGGAACAAACCGGTCGCAACCGCGTTTCCTCCGCGCAGATAAACGAGCTTTCCGCCGGTTTCGGCTGAGGGAGGAAACATGATCAAGTCGATTAAAACCACGGGCAAAACCGCAGGCCTTGCGCTCATTCTCGCAATGGCCTCCGTCGCGGCACCCATTCCCGCAAGCGCACAGGATATGGAATTGAGGATCGGCCCGGACGGCGTCCGCCCTGTCATCCGCGATCGTGATCGCGACAGTGACCGAGACCGCCGTGGCCCGCCACGTATGCGCGGCTGCAGCGAACGCGAAGCCCGCGCCGCCGCCCGTGACGCCGGCCTGCGCGATCCGGAAGTGGTTCGTGTCACACCCGGCCGCGTTGTGGTTGAAGGCTTCACACGCCGCGGACCAAGCCGCATTACCTTCGCCAACGAACGCGGCTGCCCGGAAATCTGATGTCGGGACGCTTCTTAAACCGTGGAGCCCGCCGAAAAAGGGCGGGTTCTTCATGTCGGGAGATGCGGGGAATATGCCGATGGCGTAACGACAAGCACGCGGCGGACAATAACCCGACCCACGACGTTTTGTGCTCGTCTTCATGGATATATGGCAGATGGGGTGGGATTCGAACCCACGGTACGCTCTCACGCACGCCGGTTTTCAAGACCGGTTCCTTAAACCACTCGGACACCCATCCTTCGGTGGTGAGGCTTTATAGCGGTTTGAAAAAGGCCGTCAATCCCGCCCGCGCAAGCCGCCCTGGTCCTCCTGTTTCCGTTGGCTTGTCATTGTCCTGGCGTCGTTGCCGGCGGCAGCAGCGATCCCTCGCCTGAGGGAACATTCGGAACCTGCTGAGCCGAATCAAACAGGGTCAGGCTGAGAACGATTGCAACAAGCACCAGCAACAGCGCCACGAAGAAAATTCCGGATTTGTCCATGCGTCTGCTCATGTCCGGTTATGTTAGGGTGGAATATGGGGAATTCGAGGCAACAGGCAGAATCGAAAAGCATGCGGCGCCGATTGTCCTTTCGCTTCCGCCGATTTGCAACCGGCGAAGAATCTCTCTGGCCCTTCAGCCACGGCAACCC comes from Rhizobium rhizogenes and encodes:
- a CDS encoding MBL fold metallo-hydrolase yields the protein MATYRRRFTVLGCASSPGVPRINGDWGACDPENPRNRRTRTAFMVEQIGPDGGKTTVVIDTGPDFREQMIAAKVEAVDAVLYTHAHADHLHGIDDLRIYFAIQQGRIPIYADRITMARIKDGFAYCLETPPGSSYPPIVEPRIIADMDTPVVINGAGGPIEFKVHMQQHGDVHSLGFRIGDVAYCTDVSDFPAESLPKLAGLDILVIDALQHRYHPSHLSLEQALGWIERFAPKRAILTHMHIPLDYETVMRETPDNVEPAYDQMCFEVEIEAP
- a CDS encoding TatD family hydrolase, translated to MLIDTHCHLDFPDFEAERDDIIARAHASGVSQMVTISTRVRRLPELLKIAEKYPSVFCSVGTHPNSAAEELDISADDLVRLAESHDKIVAIGEAGLDYFYDTQKPEDQKTGLIRHIEAARRTKLPLVIHSRSADDDMAAILRAESDKGAFPFILHCFSAGPELAKTGVELGGYVSFSGILTFPKSQDIRDIAATVAPDRLLVETDAPYLAPKRWRGKRNEPSYVVNTAEVLAEVHGVSYERMAEITTENAFRCFSKMTRV
- the metG gene encoding methionine--tRNA ligase, which produces MTDKTPFYITTAISYPNGKPHIGHAYELIATDAMARFQRLDGMDVFFLTGTDEHGQKMQQTARAEGISPEELAQRNSDQFREMGKLLNASNDDFIRTTEERHHETSRNIWNLMADSGDIYKDSYAGWYSVRDEAYYGEDETEVRADGVRYGPQGTPVEWVEEESYFFKLSEYQDRLLKLYEENPEFIGPAERRNEIISFVKSGLKDLSISRTTFDWGIKVPNDPKHVMYVWVDALTNYITATGYIEDRNGPRAKYWPADVHIIGKDIIRFHAVYWPAFLMSAKLPLPKRVYAHGFLLNKGEKMSKSLGNVVDPVNLVSHFGLDQVRYFFLREVSFGQDGSYSEEGIATRINADLANGIGNLASRSLSMIVKNCDGQIPAPGEFTDEDRAMLASADGLLAVCREEMGKQLLHRALAAIIAVVSETDRYFASQEPWALKKTDPERMGTVLYVTAEVVRQIGILLQPFMPESCDKLLDLVAAPADKRDFAALGEAGRLVPGTPLEAPKPVFPRYVAPEA
- a CDS encoding DNA polymerase III subunit delta'; the encoded protein is MSEVQGVLDGAIAPQQNTKLFGHEEVEAFLAQSYRSGKGHHAILIEGPEGIGKATLAFRFANHVLSHPDPSSAPDVLADPDPQSLVSRQITAGASHNLLHLTRPVDEKTGRVKSAITVDEVRRAGHFFSQTSGTGNWRIVIIDPADDLNRNAANAILKILEEPPKRAMFLVLSHAPGKLLPTIRSRCMPLRLLPLSDAAMVQSLDHLGISPSGEKRDALLAASKGSVAQALKLMNYGGSDIVEAFAEVMTAEGPGARKRMHKLAEVLAQKDGDIVLGFFMEHVTEELMERARAAAMAGDIAAAEKHARLSSTLSERISVAQAYNLDKKQMVLSILEDIRGV
- the tmk gene encoding dTMP kinase: MAEKTGLFISFEGGEGAGKSTQIRTLAEALRGRGFTVVVTREPGGSPGAEAVRHVILSGAAESFGVRMEAILFAAARNDHVEEVIRPALARGEIVLCDRFLDSSRVYQGTTGNLEPDFIETLQRIAIDGVVPELTLIFDIAAEKGLARARKRADEGAAPDRFEKEEIETHEKRREAYLDIALAEPRRCRIVNADQPEAKVAEDVMSFVEPLLEQLGTAAGAAHE
- a CDS encoding D-alanyl-D-alanine carboxypeptidase family protein, which gives rise to MRKAIHRSYRSVVAAAAFAFFSAGTAQSQTAPFIAKAEQAYMIDAETGTVLLSQNEDQPFPPASLAKLLTVEVVLDALSKGQVTPETAYPVSEYAWRTGGAPSRTSTMFAALKSSVSVNDLLTGIIVQNANDGCIIIAEGMAGSDAAFAKRMTERAGALGMSRSTFTNSTGLPDPGNRTTARDMVRLAQHLHDTYPDRYALFTKPDFEWNRIFQRNKNSLLMPGSGIDGLGLGFAEGSGFAAVISAEREGRRVYLALSGMTDDKTRQEEARRVVDWGLTAFEKRHLFSKDEVVGSVSVYGGDASYVDLSPKEDVSVLVPVNNPERISGRIVYRWPLNAPLDAGANAGTLKVFSGERLLREVPLYTKGSVGKGSLTQNAAGALKELLLFWL
- a CDS encoding septal ring lytic transglycosylase RlpA family protein translates to MNSTVKKLGISTRSGAKWLAISVLCAATASCSTTSETKPKPKRSKEYFSESEYGVKASPRVADGRSIPKGGGRELIGNAYTVKGRRYFPKEEPGYNKTGLASWYGSAFHGRLTANGEVYDKEHLSAAHPTFPLPSYARVTNMENGASVLVRVNDRGPFHEGRLIDVSSKTADLLDMKATGTANVRVQYAGRAPLDGHDMPYLMASYVPKGSRSPGVAPEGQIATGVMVASASPNFVPAPASNPSYGGSAQTALVGSKKNAALQAMPLVSGPAPAFEQFAILPEIGPFLAERPEGNFLREPAAPGGNYLRVPTPSSKYAAAYSEESATVSRTARAFDSVLVDRGALNEQSILAHVKRQQAKSR